From Deinococcus aquaticus, one genomic window encodes:
- a CDS encoding ABC transporter ATP-binding protein, whose amino-acid sequence MTKQGAPAIPAIEVRGLYKKYGQNSVLEDVYLTVKPGEVYALTGPNGAGKTTLIRTMTGLAFPTDGEVRLLGRDVHTDGQRARAYLGAVVEAPAKFYPQFTGTQNLQVHANLSAMAPGGRKISRDRIREVLALLELTRMADRRVQEYSLGQRQRLGVASAMLAEPKVLILDEPTSGLDPLGIGLIHRIVTSLATSGCAVVLSTHHLREIATYAHTVGILTGGRLVDTVDLRARQAAYRFRVDDPVGAAAVLERLPFVRRVSTRTPYAIAHLGGESRVPDALSHLSAEGIRVFEASPDHFDLYEYYRERVEQA is encoded by the coding sequence GTGACGAAGCAAGGTGCGCCAGCTATTCCGGCCATTGAGGTCCGGGGGCTGTACAAGAAATACGGCCAGAACAGTGTCCTGGAGGACGTGTACCTGACCGTGAAGCCCGGTGAGGTGTACGCCCTGACCGGGCCGAACGGTGCAGGTAAAACCACCCTGATCCGGACCATGACCGGCCTTGCCTTCCCCACGGACGGCGAGGTACGGCTACTGGGCCGGGACGTGCATACCGACGGGCAGCGCGCCCGCGCCTACCTGGGCGCGGTCGTGGAGGCCCCCGCGAAGTTCTACCCGCAGTTCACGGGCACGCAGAACCTGCAGGTGCACGCGAACCTGTCGGCCATGGCTCCGGGCGGCCGCAAGATCAGCCGCGACCGTATCCGCGAGGTGCTGGCTCTGCTGGAACTGACCCGCATGGCCGACCGGCGCGTGCAGGAGTACTCGCTGGGGCAGCGGCAACGGCTGGGCGTGGCGAGCGCCATGCTGGCCGAACCCAAGGTCCTGATCCTGGACGAACCCACCAGCGGCCTTGATCCGCTGGGCATCGGCCTGATCCACCGGATCGTGACCAGTCTGGCCACCAGCGGCTGCGCGGTCGTCCTGAGCACCCACCACCTGCGCGAGATCGCCACGTACGCGCATACAGTCGGCATCCTGACCGGCGGGCGACTGGTGGACACCGTGGACCTGCGCGCCCGGCAGGCCGCGTACCGCTTCCGGGTGGACGACCCGGTCGGCGCGGCCGCCGTGCTCGAGCGCCTGCCGTTCGTGCGCAGGGTCAGTACACGCACGCCGTACGCCATCGCGCACCTGGGCGGCGAATCCCGCGTGCCCGACGCCCTGTCGCACCTGAGCGCCGAGGGTATCCGGGTGTTCGAGGCCAGCCCGGACCACTTCGACCTGTACGAGTACTACCGCGAACGCGTGGAGCAAGCCTGA
- a CDS encoding ABC transporter permease: MLTLLSLEFRKLFGARSVHLALLVTFLMPLLWAFAPRLSALIQVNLVSGWQLPAVSIGVTIGYLLPLFIAVTVAEMIGSEVAQGTLAPLLLRPVDRTKVIASKLITALSYPFLLILTTVLGSLLAGIPLGFGTFTGGTGLGPGLFVGVGQLTSDAAFAEVLRGSLLAGVVLMPIAALSLLFGVLYLNTAAAALATFAALIVMRLLVVLPETIQRILLTSHLGLYVQQGDITQSLVLLLIYTAGFGLMSIFAFDRRDV; the protein is encoded by the coding sequence ATGCTGACCCTGCTGTCCCTGGAGTTCCGCAAGCTGTTCGGGGCGCGCAGCGTCCACCTGGCTCTGCTGGTCACGTTCCTGATGCCGCTGCTGTGGGCGTTTGCGCCGCGCCTGAGCGCCCTGATTCAGGTCAATCTGGTCAGCGGGTGGCAACTGCCGGCCGTGAGTATCGGCGTGACCATCGGGTACCTGCTGCCGCTGTTCATTGCAGTGACGGTCGCCGAGATGATCGGTTCGGAAGTCGCGCAGGGCACCCTGGCCCCGCTGCTGCTGCGCCCCGTGGACCGCACCAAGGTCATTGCCAGCAAACTGATCACGGCCCTGTCGTACCCCTTCCTGCTGATCCTGACCACGGTGCTGGGCTCGCTGCTGGCCGGCATTCCCCTGGGCTTCGGGACGTTCACGGGCGGCACCGGGCTGGGGCCGGGCCTGTTCGTGGGTGTGGGTCAACTCACCAGCGACGCCGCCTTCGCCGAGGTGCTGCGCGGCTCGCTGCTGGCCGGCGTGGTCCTGATGCCCATCGCGGCGCTGTCACTGCTGTTCGGGGTGCTGTACCTGAACACCGCCGCCGCCGCCCTGGCGACCTTCGCGGCGCTGATCGTCATGCGCCTGCTGGTCGTACTGCCCGAAACCATTCAGCGCATCCTGCTGACCAGCCACCTGGGCCTGTACGTGCAGCAGGGCGACATCACGCAGTCGCTGGTGCTGCTGCTGATCTACACCGCCGGCTTCGGCCTGATGAGCATCTTCGCCTTCGACCGCCGCGACGTGTAA